In Solenopsis invicta isolate M01_SB chromosome 1, UNIL_Sinv_3.0, whole genome shotgun sequence, one genomic interval encodes:
- the LOC105201199 gene encoding adenosine receptor A2b → MQSSRDPDDTNRTAGISIVVTMGLPSDTTHPLPVDHLAHTGPTNTSSVGAELNVPYTICESLIAICAVFGNSLVIIVFIKERKLRRLTNYYIVSLAAADLLVGLFAIPSAILASIGLPTNLHACLFTISVLMVLFTISIFCLVAVSIDRYWAILHPMEYSRIVHTKTAIGIICVCWIAGTLFGFLPLLGWNAGKMDNHKCIFRTIMDYDYLVFLYFATIIFPALLIAAFYAHIYRVIVKQVQQIVTMNPSDPGGGSIVRHFGLDGNHHQTTGILNGLGAARKREIKAMQNLSSIVVFFVVCWFPLHTMNCVIAFCPQCEINDFIINFCIVLSHINSVGNPFLYAYHLKDFRIAIKNFVWRLLFPHSDVKSSMISVIYDRGFLNSSQKQFQRQFSGFGQPRNQNPSSPHQVIDGSKRRNNAPFERRVSSVIQTCQNASDVDIAIGSTIPTNSTSANKWTSEEELVSEQGVSSSMEMQMFKSLAPVEEDRVTRLT, encoded by the exons ATGCAATCGTCTCGCGATCCCGACGATACCAATAGGACTGCCGGTATCTCGATAGTCGTCACGATGGGACTTCCATCGGACACGACCCATCCACTGCCGGTCGACCACTTGGCCCACACCGGGCCGACGAACACGTCGTCCGTGGGCGCGGAACTGAACGTGCCGTACACCATCTGCGAGAGCCTGATCGCGATCTGTGCAGTCTTCGGCAACAGTCTTGTGATTATCGTCTTCATCAAGGAGCGAAAGCTACGTAGACTCACCAACTACTACATCGTCTCGTTGGCTGCGGCTGATCTGCTGGTCGGACTGTTCGCAATCCCGTCGGCGATTCTCGCGAGCATAGGCCTGCCGACGAATCTGCACGCCTGCCTATTCACCATATCGGTCCTCATGGTCCTGTTCACCATCAGTATCTTCTGCTTAGTGGCGGTATCCATTGATCGTTACTGGGCGATACTGCATCCCATGGAATACTCGCGCATCGTACACACCAAAACTGCCATAG GTATAATATGCGTGTGTTGGATAGCGGGCACTCTGTTTGGCTTCTTACCACTCTTGGGATGGAACGCCGGCAAGATGGACAATCACAAGTGCATTTTCAGGACTATCATGGACTATGACTATCTCGTATTCCTATACTTCGCCACGATTATCTTCCCTGCCCTGCTGATCGCGGCTTTTTACGCCCACATATACCGCGTAATTGTAAAACAG gtACAGCAAATCGTCACAATGAATCCCAGTGATCCAGGGGGTGGCAGTATCGTTCGCCATTTCGGCTTGGATGGTAACCACCATCAGACGACGGGGATACTGAATGGTCTTGGCGCGGCGCGTAAACGGGAGATCAAGGCCATGCAGAATCTTTCCAGCATCGTCGTCTTCTTCGTCGTCTGCTGGTTTCCGTTGCATACGATGAACTGCGTGATAGCCTTCTGTCCGCAGTGCGAGATAAAcgactttattataaatttctgtaTCGTCCTCTCGCACATCAACTCGGTCGGCAATCCATTTCTTTATGCCTATCATCTTAAGGACTTTCGCATCGCCATTAAGAACTTTGTCTGGCGACTGCTATTTCCGCACAGCGACGTCAAGTCCAGCATGATCAGTGTGATCTACGACCGAGGTTTCCTTAACAGTTCGCAAAAGCAGTTTCAGAGACAATTCAGCGGCTTTGGTCAGCCGAGGAATCAGAATCCGAGCTCGCCACACCAG GTAATTGATGGGAGCAAAAGGAGAAACAACGCACCTTTCGAAAGACGCGTCTCGTCGGTGATACAGACGTGCCAGAATGCGTCAGACGTCGACATTGCGATCGGAAGTACGATTCCAACAAATTCTACGTCAGCGAACAAATGGACGAGCGAAGAGGAATTGGTCAGTGAACAAGGAGTTTCCTCCTCGATGGAAATGCAAATGTTCAAGTCGCTAGCACCAGTAGAAGAAGATCGCGTCACGAGGTTGACGTGA
- the LOC105201198 gene encoding 60S ribosomal protein L11, with translation MREVKIRKLCLNICVGESGDRLTRAAKVLEQLTGQQPVFSKARYTVRSFGIRRNEKISVHCTVRGAKAEEILERGLKVREYELRKENFSCTGNFGFGIQEHIDLGIKYDPSIGIYGLDFYVVLGRPGFNVAHRRRKTGKVGFQHRLTKEDAMKWFQQKYDGIIIAGKK, from the exons ATGCGTGAAGTGAAAATCCGAAAGTTATGTCTAAATATTTGTGTAGGCGAATCTGGTGATCGTCTGACTCGTGCTGCCAAG gtTTTGGAACAACTAACCGGCCAGCAACCAGTATTTTCCAAAGCTCGTTACACGGTACGTTCATTTGGTATCCGTcgtaatgaaaaaatatctgtGCACTGTACTGTACGTGGTGCCAAAGCCGAGGAGATTCTGGAACGAGGTCTAAAg gtaCGCGAATATGAGCTAAGGAAAGAAAACTTCTCTTGCACTGGAAACTTTGGTTTTGGCATTCAAGAGCACATTGACTTGGGAATCAAATACGATCCCAGTATCGGTATCTATGGTTTAGACTTCTACGTTGTACTTGGACGTCCAG GATTTAACGTAGCACACAGAAGAAGAAAGACTGGTAAGGTTGGTTTTCAACACCGTCTTACCAAAGAAGATGCCATGAAATGGTTCCAGCAAAAATACGATGGTATCATTATAGCTGGAAAAAAGTAA
- the LOC105206261 gene encoding peroxynitrite isomerase THAP4 isoform X1 yields the protein MAGFKSLRRKETVNIMETSLSDRHFTHDFYRTALSYYRMPYCCVKNCSNSWKKGYSFHYIPKDPERRQKWIENIARPDLDESKNHFVCEVHFLPEMWEKPRIDGKKKLKHNAVPTIHIWNKDEIVPALSNTENTTTLKENNEVDNAKHLSINNLTEEDAFKENKEPECINDQSDEPINTPLLVQQTEINTAINVQSDEPIYTPLLVQQTEINTAINVQSDEPIYTPLLVQQTEINTAVNVQSNEPIYTPLLVQPMEINTAINVQLDEPIYTPLLVQQMEINTAINVQSDEPINTPLLSLPQTICFFLPDF from the exons ATGGCGGGTTTCAAGAgcttaagaagaaaagaaacagTCAACATAATGGAAACTTCTCTCTCTGACCGGCATTTTACACACGATTTCTATAGGACGGCTCTTTCCT attatagaATGCCTTATTGCTGCGTAAAGAATTGTTCCAATTCTTGGAAAAAGGGTTACTCATTTCATTATATCCCAAAAGATCCAGAAAGAAGACAAAAATGGATTGAAAACATTGCTCGACCTGATTTAGATgaatcaaaaaatcattttgtgtgtgaa gTACATTTTTTGCCTGAAATGTGGGAAAAACCACGTATTGATGGTAAAAAGAAGTTAAAACATAATGCAGTCCCAACGATTCATATATGGAATAAAGATGAAATAGTTCCTGCTTTATCAAAT acTGAAAATACCACTACATTAAAGGAGAACAATGAAGTAGACAATGCAAAACACTTGTCTATTAATAATTTGACAGAGGAAGACGCATTCAAAGAGAACAAGGAACCAGAATGTATAAATGATCAATCAGATGAGCCAATAAATACACCATTGTTAGTCCAACAAACGGAAATAAATACGGCTATAAATGTTCAATCAGATGAGCCAATATATACACCATTGTTAGTCCAACAAACGGAAATAAATACGGCTATAAATGTTCAATCAGATGAGCCAATATATACACCATTGTTAGTCCAACAAACGGAAATAAATACGGCTGTAAATGTTCAATCAAATGAGCCAATATATACACCATTGTTAGTACAACCAATGGAAATAAATACGGCTATAAATGTTCAATTAGATGAGCCAATATATACACCATTGTTAGTCCAACAAATGGAAATAAATACGGCTATAAATGTTCAATCAGATGAGCCAATAAATACACCATtgttaagcctgccgcagacgatatgTTTTTTCTTACCGGATTTCTaa
- the LOC105206261 gene encoding peroxynitrite isomerase THAP4 isoform X2 — protein MPYCCVKNCSNSWKKGYSFHYIPKDPERRQKWIENIARPDLDESKNHFVCEVHFLPEMWEKPRIDGKKKLKHNAVPTIHIWNKDEIVPALSNTENTTTLKENNEVDNAKHLSINNLTEEDAFKENKEPECINDQSDEPINTPLLVQQTEINTAINVQSDEPIYTPLLVQQTEINTAINVQSDEPIYTPLLVQQTEINTAVNVQSNEPIYTPLLVQPMEINTAINVQLDEPIYTPLLVQQMEINTAINVQSDEPINTPLLSLPQTICFFLPDF, from the exons ATGCCTTATTGCTGCGTAAAGAATTGTTCCAATTCTTGGAAAAAGGGTTACTCATTTCATTATATCCCAAAAGATCCAGAAAGAAGACAAAAATGGATTGAAAACATTGCTCGACCTGATTTAGATgaatcaaaaaatcattttgtgtgtgaa gTACATTTTTTGCCTGAAATGTGGGAAAAACCACGTATTGATGGTAAAAAGAAGTTAAAACATAATGCAGTCCCAACGATTCATATATGGAATAAAGATGAAATAGTTCCTGCTTTATCAAAT acTGAAAATACCACTACATTAAAGGAGAACAATGAAGTAGACAATGCAAAACACTTGTCTATTAATAATTTGACAGAGGAAGACGCATTCAAAGAGAACAAGGAACCAGAATGTATAAATGATCAATCAGATGAGCCAATAAATACACCATTGTTAGTCCAACAAACGGAAATAAATACGGCTATAAATGTTCAATCAGATGAGCCAATATATACACCATTGTTAGTCCAACAAACGGAAATAAATACGGCTATAAATGTTCAATCAGATGAGCCAATATATACACCATTGTTAGTCCAACAAACGGAAATAAATACGGCTGTAAATGTTCAATCAAATGAGCCAATATATACACCATTGTTAGTACAACCAATGGAAATAAATACGGCTATAAATGTTCAATTAGATGAGCCAATATATACACCATTGTTAGTCCAACAAATGGAAATAAATACGGCTATAAATGTTCAATCAGATGAGCCAATAAATACACCATtgttaagcctgccgcagacgatatgTTTTTTCTTACCGGATTTCTaa
- the LOC105201195 gene encoding trafficking kinesin-binding protein milt isoform X5, producing the protein MKWTRPSFEGLNNLPRCSLETMLARTFSALTLQERDCSECMKYAPESFNLMTSVLCSNRVSQMTKTYNDIEAVTRLLEEKEKDLELTARIGKELLAHNQKLETTVNALETELKEANEKITQLNHEVLKKTELIQILTNDVDESSSEAGTPTGLRGINLEMLQRKVTSLEDENKQLRGEFAKLVHDTDNSEEQEAQLVKDIAAQLANANMEVDGIAEELGRQKDENRLQHEQIISLTAKLAETELRLAQLMAEHDEVGATLVITRDNQNTLAAELAEFKERYAEVVNLLAETQELLRKQRKRGMPTVRGGSLFPSMGAAPQPDSIASELESSLYSELSIDSGIGAGDRIPPYKKVFETVRTASRAAHSGMDPNQFPRLSSMTTSTLSSSSVGPRMSCGQMRPQASTFPSLDSTGHSESEGSLLIESEDYPGPQRIGVPGAPGAADLEAAIRRLTPAEVLARRACLSTGAGYSYDYDGGILHSPPTFLPFDCRTPDSIMSTGSSGNLSGFSGNSGNAWRIPQKLQIVKPMEGSQTLHHWSRLATPTLGGLLEDRPGVKTRGGRALEDLGLITFALSDLEEDEEYTNPGKPFQDTGSIYTFTNSTVMHPDDHTVSSVTPSIVSSRVASAPNSGMNSGMSTPRTHSRRNSTSTFSTTLGLAKMLNERGIKAVTPSCISTPNDERNFSPTATPCNSPDASLSPRSSSPPPESAASLTLGLLSTGAELLRRTFSYESPAPVEIKKKRPKSTISRSDKKALTGIRLVEKLERIGIDTIIATTVSSSISPLALQGALYTRRSTGSPMAQLTFLKTSMSSSTSQEKLISPSSSISSTDEFPSSKSQLLPGKRDDSKQPEPSVSGSNAFNSRTAALSPDRQRRSGARATRPDLGRVKPPPVPTPVTKESKQSALGAISSLLFGRKGGLL; encoded by the exons TCTTATGTAGCAACCGGGTGAGCCAAATGACCAAGACCTATAATGACATAGAGGCAGTTACAAGGCTTCTGGAGGAG AAAGAAAAAGACTTGGAGCTGACAGCGCGCATTGGCAAGGAACTGTTAGCACATAATCAAAAGCTCGAGACCACAGTGAACGCGTTAGAAACTGAGCTTAAGGAAGCGAACGAGAAGATTACCCAGTTGAACCATGAAGTGTTGAAGAAGACCGAGTTGATACAGATACTAACGAATGATGTCGACGAATCTAGCTCGGAGGCCGGAACTCCCACCGGTCTGCGCGGTATTAATCTGGAGATGTTGCAGAGAAAGGTTACCTCTCTGGAAGACGAGAATAAGCAGCTCCGCGGTGAGTTCGCAAAACTGGTGCACGATACCGACAATTCCGAAGAACAGGAGGCACAACTTGTAAAGGATATTGCAGCGCAATTAG CAAACGCCAACATGGAGGTGGATGGCATTGCGGAGGAGCTTGGCCGGCAGAAGGATGAGAATCGATTGCAGCATGAACAAATAATTAGTCTTACTGCGAAATTAGCTGAGACGGAGCTTAGGCTCGCTCAGCTGATGGCCGAGCACGACGAAGTAGGAGCAACTCTAGTCATCACTAGGGATAATCAAAATACACTTGCCGCGGAACTAGCTGAATTCAAAGAACGATATGCGGAG GTGGTGAACTTACTAGCCGAAACGCAAGAGCTGTTGCGAAAACAAAGAAAACGCGGAATGCCGACTGTACGCGGAGGATCGCTATTCCCGTCGATGGGCGCGGCGCCTCAACCGGATTCTATTGCTTCGGAGTTGGAATCGTCTCTCTACTCGGAATTAAGCATTGATTCTGGAATTGGTGCAGGCGACAGAAT ACCACCATACAAGAAAGTGTTTGAAACCGTTCGTACAGCATCTCGAGCAGCACATTCGGGAATGGATCCTAATCAGTTTCCTAGATTAAGTTCTATGACGACATCGACACTATCCAGCAGTTCTGTTGGTCCGCGAATGAGTTGTGGGCAAATGCGACCGCAAGCATCCACATTTCCCAGTTTGGATTCTACCGGTCATAGTGAGAGCGAAGGATCCTTACTCATAGAGTCAGAAGATTATCC GGGACCGCAACGAATTGGTGTACCTGGTGCTCCTGGTGCTGCTGATTTGGAAGCTGCCATACGTCGTCTGACACCTGCGGAAGTATTAGCGAGGCGCGCATGTCTCAGTACAGGCGCTGGTTATAGTTACGATTATGACGGTGGCATATTACATTCCCCGCCAACCTTCTTGCCTTTTGACTGTCGCACTCCGGATAGCATCATGTCAACTGGCAGTAGCGGTAACCTAAGCGGCTTTAGTGGCAATAGCGGTAATGCTTGGCGCATCCCACAAAAACTGCAGATAGTCAAACCAATGGAAGGCTCTCAGACGTTGCATCACTGGTCGCGATTAGCGACACCAACATTGGGCGGATTGTTGGAGGACAGACCAGGCGTAAAGACTAGAGGTGGTCGTGCTCTCGAAGATCTCGGTCTGATAACGTTCGCGTTAAGCGATTTGGAAGAAGATGAAGAATATACTAATCCCGGTAAACCGTTCCAAGATACTGGTTCCATCTACACCTTTACTAATAGCACTGTAATGCATCCGGATGATCATACCGTCAGCAGCGTGACGCCAAGTATCGTTAGTAGTCGCGTTGCCTCGGCGCCCAACAGTGGTATGAACTCCGGCATGAGTACCCCTCGCACACACAGCCGTCGCAATTCAACGTCAACATTTTCTACCACGCTTGGATTGGCCAAGATGCTGAATGAAAGGGGAATCAAAGCTGTCACGCCTTCGTGCATAAGCACGCCTAATGATGAGCGGAATTTCTCACCGACCGCTACACCGTGTAACAGTCCGGATGCGAGTCTGTCACCAAGGTCATCGTCACCACCACCTGAGAGTGCCGCTTCGTTGACATTGGGATTGCTTAGCACCGGAGCAGAATTATTGAGGCGTACTTTCAGTTACGAGTCGCCGGCGCCGGtggaaattaaaaagaaaagaccGAAGTCAACGATCTCGCGCTCCGATAAGAAAGCTCTTACAGGGATACGTCTGGTGGAGAAATTGGAAAGAATTGGTATAGATACGATCATAGCTACTACGGTTAGTTCATCGATCTCACCATTAGCTCTACAGGGTGCTTTATACACGCGACGTTCGACTGGAAGTCCAATGGCACAATTGACTTTCCTCAAAACTTCGATGTCCTCCAGTACCAGCCAAGAAAAGTTAATATCTCCCTCATCTTCAATATCCTCCACTGACGAATTTCCATCTAGTAAATCGCAATTATTGCCGGGCAAACGAGATGACAGCAAGCAGCCTGAACCAAGCGTGTCTGGTTCCAATGCATTTAACTCGAGAACAGCGGCTCTGTCGCCGGATCGACAACGACGATCGGGTGCAAGAGCGACAAGGCCCGATCTAGGACGAGTTAAGCCACCTCCAGTTCCGACGCCTGTAACTAAAGAATCTAAACAATCGGCATTGGGAGCAATAAGTTCGCTTCTTTTTGGTCGTAAGGGTGGCTTGTTGTGA
- the LOC105201195 gene encoding trafficking kinesin-binding protein milt isoform X6 gives MKWTRPSFEVLCSNRVSQMTKTYNDIEAVTRLLEEKEKDLELTARIGKELLAHNQKLETTVNALETELKEANEKITQLNHEVLKKTELIQILTNDVDESSSEAGTPTGLRGINLEMLQRKVTSLEDENKQLRGEFAKLVHDTDNSEEQEAQLVKDIAAQLANANMEVDGIAEELGRQKDENRLQHEQIISLTAKLAETELRLAQLMAEHDEVGATLVITRDNQNTLAAELAEFKERYAEVVNLLAETQELLRKQRKRGMPTVRGGSLFPSMGAAPQPDSIASELESSLYSELSIDSGIGAGDRIPPYKKVFETVRTASRAAHSGMDPNQFPRLSSMTTSTLSSSSVGPRMSCGQMRPQASTFPSLDSTGHSESEGSLLIESEDYPGPQRIGVPGAPGAADLEAAIRRLTPAEVLARRACLSTGAGYSYDYDGGILHSPPTFLPFDCRTPDSIMSTGSSGNLSGFSGNSGNAWRIPQKLQIVKPMEGSQTLHHWSRLATPTLGGLLEDRPGVKTRGGRALEDLGLITFALSDLEEDEEYTNPGKPFQDTGSIYTFTNSTVMHPDDHTVSSVTPSIVSSRVASAPNSGMNSGMSTPRTHSRRNSTSTFSTTLGLAKMLNERGIKAVTPSCISTPNDERNFSPTATPCNSPDASLSPRSSSPPPESAASLTLGLLSTGAELLRRTFSYESPAPVEIKKKRPKSTISRSDKKALTGIRLVEKLERIGIDTIIATTVSSSISPLALQGALYTRRSTGSPMAQLTFLKTSMSSSTSQEKLISPSSSISSTDEFPSSKSQLLPGKRDDSKQPEPSVSGSNAFNSRTAALSPDRQRRSGARATRPDLGRVKPPPVPTPVTKESKQSALGAISSLLFGRKGGLL, from the exons TCTTATGTAGCAACCGGGTGAGCCAAATGACCAAGACCTATAATGACATAGAGGCAGTTACAAGGCTTCTGGAGGAG AAAGAAAAAGACTTGGAGCTGACAGCGCGCATTGGCAAGGAACTGTTAGCACATAATCAAAAGCTCGAGACCACAGTGAACGCGTTAGAAACTGAGCTTAAGGAAGCGAACGAGAAGATTACCCAGTTGAACCATGAAGTGTTGAAGAAGACCGAGTTGATACAGATACTAACGAATGATGTCGACGAATCTAGCTCGGAGGCCGGAACTCCCACCGGTCTGCGCGGTATTAATCTGGAGATGTTGCAGAGAAAGGTTACCTCTCTGGAAGACGAGAATAAGCAGCTCCGCGGTGAGTTCGCAAAACTGGTGCACGATACCGACAATTCCGAAGAACAGGAGGCACAACTTGTAAAGGATATTGCAGCGCAATTAG CAAACGCCAACATGGAGGTGGATGGCATTGCGGAGGAGCTTGGCCGGCAGAAGGATGAGAATCGATTGCAGCATGAACAAATAATTAGTCTTACTGCGAAATTAGCTGAGACGGAGCTTAGGCTCGCTCAGCTGATGGCCGAGCACGACGAAGTAGGAGCAACTCTAGTCATCACTAGGGATAATCAAAATACACTTGCCGCGGAACTAGCTGAATTCAAAGAACGATATGCGGAG GTGGTGAACTTACTAGCCGAAACGCAAGAGCTGTTGCGAAAACAAAGAAAACGCGGAATGCCGACTGTACGCGGAGGATCGCTATTCCCGTCGATGGGCGCGGCGCCTCAACCGGATTCTATTGCTTCGGAGTTGGAATCGTCTCTCTACTCGGAATTAAGCATTGATTCTGGAATTGGTGCAGGCGACAGAAT ACCACCATACAAGAAAGTGTTTGAAACCGTTCGTACAGCATCTCGAGCAGCACATTCGGGAATGGATCCTAATCAGTTTCCTAGATTAAGTTCTATGACGACATCGACACTATCCAGCAGTTCTGTTGGTCCGCGAATGAGTTGTGGGCAAATGCGACCGCAAGCATCCACATTTCCCAGTTTGGATTCTACCGGTCATAGTGAGAGCGAAGGATCCTTACTCATAGAGTCAGAAGATTATCC GGGACCGCAACGAATTGGTGTACCTGGTGCTCCTGGTGCTGCTGATTTGGAAGCTGCCATACGTCGTCTGACACCTGCGGAAGTATTAGCGAGGCGCGCATGTCTCAGTACAGGCGCTGGTTATAGTTACGATTATGACGGTGGCATATTACATTCCCCGCCAACCTTCTTGCCTTTTGACTGTCGCACTCCGGATAGCATCATGTCAACTGGCAGTAGCGGTAACCTAAGCGGCTTTAGTGGCAATAGCGGTAATGCTTGGCGCATCCCACAAAAACTGCAGATAGTCAAACCAATGGAAGGCTCTCAGACGTTGCATCACTGGTCGCGATTAGCGACACCAACATTGGGCGGATTGTTGGAGGACAGACCAGGCGTAAAGACTAGAGGTGGTCGTGCTCTCGAAGATCTCGGTCTGATAACGTTCGCGTTAAGCGATTTGGAAGAAGATGAAGAATATACTAATCCCGGTAAACCGTTCCAAGATACTGGTTCCATCTACACCTTTACTAATAGCACTGTAATGCATCCGGATGATCATACCGTCAGCAGCGTGACGCCAAGTATCGTTAGTAGTCGCGTTGCCTCGGCGCCCAACAGTGGTATGAACTCCGGCATGAGTACCCCTCGCACACACAGCCGTCGCAATTCAACGTCAACATTTTCTACCACGCTTGGATTGGCCAAGATGCTGAATGAAAGGGGAATCAAAGCTGTCACGCCTTCGTGCATAAGCACGCCTAATGATGAGCGGAATTTCTCACCGACCGCTACACCGTGTAACAGTCCGGATGCGAGTCTGTCACCAAGGTCATCGTCACCACCACCTGAGAGTGCCGCTTCGTTGACATTGGGATTGCTTAGCACCGGAGCAGAATTATTGAGGCGTACTTTCAGTTACGAGTCGCCGGCGCCGGtggaaattaaaaagaaaagaccGAAGTCAACGATCTCGCGCTCCGATAAGAAAGCTCTTACAGGGATACGTCTGGTGGAGAAATTGGAAAGAATTGGTATAGATACGATCATAGCTACTACGGTTAGTTCATCGATCTCACCATTAGCTCTACAGGGTGCTTTATACACGCGACGTTCGACTGGAAGTCCAATGGCACAATTGACTTTCCTCAAAACTTCGATGTCCTCCAGTACCAGCCAAGAAAAGTTAATATCTCCCTCATCTTCAATATCCTCCACTGACGAATTTCCATCTAGTAAATCGCAATTATTGCCGGGCAAACGAGATGACAGCAAGCAGCCTGAACCAAGCGTGTCTGGTTCCAATGCATTTAACTCGAGAACAGCGGCTCTGTCGCCGGATCGACAACGACGATCGGGTGCAAGAGCGACAAGGCCCGATCTAGGACGAGTTAAGCCACCTCCAGTTCCGACGCCTGTAACTAAAGAATCTAAACAATCGGCATTGGGAGCAATAAGTTCGCTTCTTTTTGGTCGTAAGGGTGGCTTGTTGTGA